DNA sequence from the Actinomycetota bacterium genome:
GTCTGGCCGAGCAGGCGGCAGCCGACGGCAGGTTGGCCGACATCAAGCTGCGCTGGGGCATCCACGGCGCCGAGCCCTGGTCGGAGGGCTTCCGTGAGAAGATTCAGGAGGCCTGGGGTGGCGACTATGACGCCTGCGACCTGTACGGGCTCTCCGAGGTGATCGGGCCCGGAGTCGCCGCCGAGTGCTATCAGAACAAGGGCGGGTTGCACATCCTCGAGGATCACTTCTACCCCGAGATCGTGGATCCCGACACGGGCGAGCCGCTTCCCGACGGCGAGCTGGGCGAGTTGGTCCTCACCACGCTGACCCGCCAGGCACAGCCCGTGATCCGCTACCGGACGCGTGACATCACGCGGATCCTGGGGACGGGTTGCCCGTGCGGGCGGACCTCGCGACGCATCGACCGTTTCCAGGGCAGGGTCGACGACATGCTGATCATCCGTGGCATCAACGTCTACCCGCGGACGATCGAGTCGCTCCTGCTCGGCGACCCGTGCATCTCCGGGCAGTTCGCCATCGTCGTCGACCGCCGGTCGACCATGGTGGAGCTCGAGGCCAGGGTCGAGCTGGCGGACCATTCGCTCGCACCCATGCGGGAGGAGATCGTCAAGCGGCTGAAGAAGAACCTCGCCGACACCCTCCGGGTGCGGGTCGAGGTGCTTCTCGGCGATCCCGGCAGCATCCCCCGCCAGGACACCGGCAAGGCGAAGCGGGTGTTCGTGAAAGAGGACGACACCGATCCCCTCGACGCCCTCCGAAACTAGCCGCGGTCTTCAGCGTGGTCTCGATGGCCGAGGGGTTGGCGTGCGCGAAAACGCCTTCCTG
Encoded proteins:
- a CDS encoding phenylacetate--CoA ligase, which codes for MFLPEIETLPPTELKKLQGERLVGLIERLRASNAEYWKKKLNGVGPVTSIEDLSSLPFTSKPEFREQYPTGMLAVPLRDVVRVHASSGTSGKPTIVGYNASDVALFGEVNARCLAACGGTADDVIHVAYGYGLFTGGLGVHYGAEALGAVTVPASGGNAVFQVGLLADLGATGLAATPSFALRLAEQAAADGRLADIKLRWGIHGAEPWSEGFREKIQEAWGGDYDACDLYGLSEVIGPGVAAECYQNKGGLHILEDHFYPEIVDPDTGEPLPDGELGELVLTTLTRQAQPVIRYRTRDITRILGTGCPCGRTSRRIDRFQGRVDDMLIIRGINVYPRTIESLLLGDPCISGQFAIVVDRRSTMVELEARVELADHSLAPMREEIVKRLKKNLADTLRVRVEVLLGDPGSIPRQDTGKAKRVFVKEDDTDPLDALRN